ggatggagccagTAGCGAACCCAGCTACTACGCTTAGGGTGTGCcaggaaaaatatcaaaaaaagaaacaaaaaacaGAGAACAACATGACTCAAACCTTGACTGTCAATTTCAAAAGATAGTACTTACACCACTATGCTAACTAACTTTATATGATCTTAGGGTGTACCACGGCCTATATGGACCACCTACTGGGTCCGCCCctggatggagcagcaatgatttgtcatgctaacagtaaaaggaaaagttatttgttggttttaaacgctaGTAATTGCTACTAAGTATCATAATTTGTATGGagcacatccagtttttattaaTGTCTGATTTTAGCAACCACtctatattttgatctatcttttttataagtttgagttcatgtgacttattttagaaacttgagctcacaaatttACTCTTATTTGGTCTGTGtacggtggaattatgtcattctataacATATGTTTGTTCAGTCGGTCGTTGTGAACTCATTGGCCGTATTGTACCAAAACATATTGGATGAAGTAAACAATAACATTAGTTAGTCAAACCAAAAAAATATTATgccgagagcggagacaatcaataaaaaatcttaagATATTTTTTGTGAATATTTtatgtgggtattgttgtgagccgtcgcaacgcacggtcaACCGACTAGTACATTTATATATAGCAAACAAAATAACGCACCGATCAATCGAATACGTAAGTCGATCGTGTGGGCGGCAGGGAATTGCCATATTGCGCGCAGCTGGTCTTGCTTGCTCCTTAATGTTCGCTCTCACAGACAGGACGGACTCCACAATCTTGAGACATCAGACCATCACCATCTTTTGAAAGATCCAGACAATCATCTCCATGAAAACAGCAAACCAGCCAGGCATGCATACGTACCAAATACATGAATACAGGAGTATGTTAGAATACTAGGCCTTGCCAAGGATATATATAGTTTCGTTTTCCGCCATCTCATATATACTTGTTTGACCATCGGTTAAACAATCCGAGAGATTCGCCTTGTGCTTGGATGCTAAGAATAATGCATGTGTGTGATGACTGATGACGTGAAACAGCTAGAGCACACAATCATGCATGCTAGCCGCCATGAAAGCGTTCAAACACATCGATCGCCCTACTCGATCGCACCACAAAATCAGGGATACGGAATTGGACGACATCAATCACCAAATCCAACTACATATACACTATCTATATATAATCATGTACTCACGTCcatctagcaatccattccaaaatTCACTCTCAACGATACATTGGAACAACCAAGTCATGGCGAGAACAAGAGTGCCCTCCCACTTGTCCATCTTGTTGCTACTAGCAGTGCTCTCAATGTGCGCGCACAGCAGCGCATCAGCCGGTGACGACGGAAGCAGCGGCACTGGCGTAGACGACGGGGAGGGCCGCCACGCGCGCGCCGCGGCCACAGTCGCCGAGCTCCTGTCGGCTCACAACGCGGCCCGGCAGGCGGTCGGGGTTCCGCCGCTGACATGGAGCCCGCAGATCGCGGGGTACGCCAAGGACTACGCGCGCTCGCGGCGCGGGGACTGCACGCCCCGTCGGTCCCCGCTGTTCTACTTCGGCGAGAACCTGTTCGTGGGGAGAGGCCGGCACTGGAACGCCACGGCGATGGTGGCGTCGTGGGTGGCGGAGGCCCAGTGGTACGACTACGGCAGCAACTCCTGCGCCGCGCCGCCGGGCGCCGGGTGCCTCCGGTACACGCAGGTCGTCTGGCGCAACACCACGCAGCTCGGCTGCGCCCGGATCGTGTGCGACTCCGGCGATACTTTCCTGGCTTGCGACTACTTCCCGCCAGGCAACTACGGCACGGGCAGGCCCTACTGACCGTACGTCGTCAGTTGATGCTGTCATCTGCGGGCCGGGCCGCGCACACATTGGTTTCCCATGCAGTACTCTGCGTTGAATTGGTGTCCTTTGAATTGCATATGTCGTTCCGTTTCCTCTGTCGATTCTTCAGGCTGCTGTTTCGCCGGTACGCTAAAAATAAAACGAAAAATTTAGTATCCGTGAGGAGTGTGTTTGTATTCGGGATGGAAAGAAATTTTTCATGCACAGAAGCTCCTCTCTAAACGGTCCGCGTGCAGGATCTGGACGGTCCACGATGGCACAAAGTAAGTTTTCTTCCGTAGAAACCATAGAAATCGCCTCTCGAGGGGGACCATATTAGGCAGGAGAGTTACAAGGCGTACCTCAGGGTCGATAAGCCATCCGAGGTATACCTAgatgacgtagagtcgaagaggaaTGAAAACTAAGGTTAGAGAAAGCTAAACTAGATCTAAATTACTCGTACTCCTAATGTGATAGAGAACAAAGTAAATAAGCTACACTGTATTGATAGATGCAATTGGTTCTGTGTCAATCGGTCATACCCCTCATAATAATAGGGATGGAGGTTTGAATTCGTTTCTACGCGTTTCCAAGAGGTTCCAGTGCGATTAGTTGGATAAACACACATAAGATAAGGATTACAGCCTAAATCAATctagtcacggaccgtccgggctacaccacggaccgtccgaccatcacttttggtgctcaacacatgtgTAACACCCTGTCCACTCTTGGACCGGTGATACTTACTACTGGTAGCCCTCTAGGATCATAGATCATCCCCACATACCAACATAAGTCTTTTATGCGCACTTTATCCTCACTCATGTGCAGCTTGTACACATCATAAATGACAACTTTCACGAAACAATATCAAATTTTTGTCATAGCCTTTACATATGAAATCATGGCGTCTCGATAAGTTTCATGTTTTTTgattttgtttgtgttttatacaattttaaaacaactaTATCGCAAGTTCGCGGTCATGTTTGGTGAACATGAATTTCAAAATTTCTGTTATGTTCCTAAATTTGGTCATACCTTATGCTCAatagcatgaatatcatttttgtatTCATtgtcttccattttttgagtgacTTGCATTTTAAATATAATATGTATAGCGAACACTTTGATAAATGTACCAAAATTGAACATGTAGGTCTAGAGTTTGTAGGAACACACTACAAAAAAGTtgggggcaaaaagaaaaaaccaAATAAACTTTACCGAGAGCTTGAGCAAGACACTCATCAAAagcattctttgtcgagtgtcttatGTCTGGCACGCGGCAAACGACAATACATGCAGCAATTTCTTGATGAATTCTGGCATCGATCAAGGGATCcaatccacaggaatatgatacccttcgtaGACATGGTGCGAGAAATGGATTGCccaatttcatttcctggttcaaacagaAGGTACCATCCTATCTAGCTCAtacttagtttgtcatttgaagttgctcttatatacgaataatataacaatctagcttTTTTGAGCTTGTAGGGCCAAAGAGATCTATCTATGAGtgtcgagttgagacaagtagtcaATGGCTTTGCGTATAGGGTTAGGACATTttttcacacccagatttaaggggcaAACATGATcgtgaatcaaatgtgtgctaggatcaagtctcacacatatgatgactcatggtataaaaacgaatgtcacatctttaatatataatggagttctgtacaaaatagttaaataattacatcatacgaagacaaccaaCAAGTAACcatagctgactgggagacgacgacctatacctctcacgaactcatcgcgacatccttcatgctcctcatcctgtggtacctattcttgacctgggggatgtgagtacagcaagagtgacctcacatacgttcatcgctcaacaagttatggggaataatgtgcatgagctcacttacggtggaggctcatatgaagtgtaaggcttactaaagaatgtggttaaagttgagcattgcttttaaagttggtcaaaattttattagcagttactaagtataagtagataccaacccaaataaataagagatcacaattaataataacacccacaatgcaatgcatatgacaaattaagtttagtttcataaattattcatgtgagggtccgagctactcatggctgaaagggaaatgttcccttgggcaatttctataatgttttggtgattaagtgcccaacatgtttaattaagttcttatgtgccaaataaagtgagaagtgcaaatcaaggcaaaaggtatgtttctagacttggtaaattgttttatgtactaacatggttatccaagtgctagaaacagtgactaaagaagaagagaggaaaagggaaggacttggctctgtgcagccaagcttcagctcggtctggcacaccggattgtccgatggtgcaccggatagtgtccggtgcgcctggctGGTTCgcggtgaactcgccgctctcgggattcgacggcggcgtacggctataattcaccggactgtccggtggtgcacctgactgtccggtgagccaatcatcgccagcgccaacggtcaaccGCGAAATCtgtgggcgacgcgtggcagctccaacggtcggtggGGGGCACcgtactgtccagtgtgcaccggataatgtccagtgcgccaacaagcccggagctgcaacggtcgtctatgcacgatttggaaggaaatcatgcaccggacatgctacagtagctgtccggtgcgccactcgacagaaggcaaggatggccttcaaagtttgtctccaacggctcctagctgccttggggctataaaagggacccctaggcatggAGGagaacccaagca
This portion of the Zea mays cultivar B73 chromosome 2, Zm-B73-REFERENCE-NAM-5.0, whole genome shotgun sequence genome encodes:
- the LOC103646628 gene encoding pathogenesis-related protein PR-1 type → MLAAMKAFKHIDRPTRSHHKIRDTELDDINHQIQLHIHYLYIIMYSRPSSNPFQNSLSTIHWNNQVMARTRVPSHLSILLLLAVLSMCAHSSASAGDDGSSGTGVDDGEGRHARAAATVAELLSAHNAARQAVGVPPLTWSPQIAGYAKDYARSRRGDCTPRRSPLFYFGENLFVGRGRHWNATAMVASWVAEAQWYDYGSNSCAAPPGAGCLRYTQVVWRNTTQLGCARIVCDSGDTFLACDYFPPGNYGTGRPY